In the Chroococcidiopsis sp. SAG 2025 genome, one interval contains:
- a CDS encoding glycosyltransferase, with the protein MTSSLAVFIPSLDGGGAERVMLNLADGFAAQGVKVSLVLVKAEGPYLSQVSSKVELVTLGSRQKLLLSFPDLINYLRREQPVAMLCGQEDANIVALWAKQLMKVSTQMVAIVHNHLSRDAQTSTLLKRQLTPHLVRWFYPWADKIVAVSQGVAEDLVEIGLPKDKIQAIYNPVVTPELHDRAREPISHPWFAPDQPPVIMGAGRLENQKDFPTLIRAVAKLRQQRPVRLMILGEGTKRPELEALIRELDLIDSVVMPGFVSNPYAYMARATVFVLSSIWEGFGNVLVEAIAVGTPVVSTNCKSGPAEILENGKYGKLVAVGDVMGMAEAIAQTLDCPPAPTELQRRAERFSTAKVLAEYRQILQIT; encoded by the coding sequence ATGACCTCTAGCTTAGCAGTTTTTATCCCGAGTCTCGATGGTGGCGGAGCCGAAAGAGTTATGCTCAACCTCGCTGATGGTTTTGCCGCTCAAGGTGTAAAAGTTAGTTTAGTTTTAGTTAAGGCAGAGGGACCATATCTGTCGCAAGTATCTTCAAAGGTAGAATTAGTTACCTTGGGAAGTCGGCAGAAGTTACTGCTCAGCTTTCCCGATTTGATAAATTATCTGCGGCGGGAGCAACCTGTCGCAATGTTATGCGGACAAGAGGATGCCAATATAGTCGCACTATGGGCAAAGCAACTGATGAAAGTATCGACTCAAATGGTCGCGATCGTCCACAATCATCTCTCACGCGATGCCCAAACTTCTACCCTACTCAAAAGACAACTGACACCTCATCTGGTGCGTTGGTTCTATCCTTGGGCGGATAAAATTGTCGCCGTGTCTCAGGGGGTGGCTGAGGATCTCGTCGAGATTGGTTTGCCAAAAGATAAAATTCAGGCAATTTACAACCCTGTCGTAACTCCAGAATTGCACGACCGGGCAAGAGAACCAATATCTCATCCTTGGTTTGCGCCAGACCAACCTCCAGTTATTATGGGTGCGGGAAGGCTAGAGAATCAGAAGGATTTTCCGACTTTGATCCGTGCTGTTGCTAAGTTACGGCAGCAGCGTCCCGTGCGGTTGATGATTTTGGGCGAAGGGACAAAACGACCTGAATTAGAGGCTTTGATAAGAGAACTCGATTTAATAGATAGCGTTGTCATGCCAGGATTTGTGAGTAATCCATACGCTTATATGGCAAGGGCAACTGTTTTTGTCCTCTCATCGATCTGGGAGGGTTTTGGTAACGTGCTAGTAGAAGCGATCGCAGTGGGAACTCCGGTAGTGTCTACTAATTGCAAAAGTGGTCCGGCAGAAATTTTAGAAAATGGCAAGTATGGAAAATTAGTCGCCGTAGGGGATGTTATGGGGATGGCTGAGGCGATCGCCCAGACGCTAGACTGTCCGCCAGCACCTACTGAATTACAGCGTCGAGCCGAGCGATTTTCCACAGCAAAAGTTTTAGCAGAGTATCGACAGATTTTACAAATAACCTAG
- a CDS encoding glycosyltransferase family 4 protein, which produces MNVRQGLLWAFSQCDRFIAVSESWRNFYVDKFGLKPEQVLVLANPIELPNQVPHRERSNQINLVFLGRIGQRKGTFDLIRAFAMLPEPIRNQANLILAGDGEVDKARDLVTSYSLKISNIGDRITIYDWLNPQQRDALLTKAHVFILPTYNEGLPLALLEAMGWKLPVITTPVGGIPDLIVSGKNGLLVQPGDIQQLSTAIESLIQNENFRLSLGSAARESVIPLDVKSYFSFLLQIYDLVLDLQENQ; this is translated from the coding sequence GTGAATGTCAGACAAGGATTGTTGTGGGCATTTAGTCAGTGCGATCGTTTCATTGCTGTTTCCGAGAGTTGGCGTAATTTCTATGTGGATAAATTTGGTTTAAAACCAGAACAAGTCTTAGTACTGGCTAATCCGATTGAATTGCCAAATCAAGTCCCTCACCGAGAGCGATCGAACCAGATTAATCTTGTTTTTTTAGGACGCATCGGACAGCGTAAAGGCACTTTCGATCTGATTCGTGCTTTTGCCATGTTACCTGAGCCGATAAGAAACCAAGCAAATTTAATCTTGGCAGGAGATGGAGAGGTTGACAAAGCCCGCGATTTAGTCACGAGCTATAGTTTAAAGATTAGCAACATTGGCGATCGCATTACTATATATGATTGGCTCAACCCGCAACAACGAGATGCTTTATTAACTAAAGCGCATGTCTTTATCTTACCTACTTACAATGAAGGATTACCCTTAGCTTTGCTAGAAGCAATGGGGTGGAAATTACCTGTCATCACAACGCCAGTAGGGGGAATTCCCGATTTGATTGTCTCGGGAAAAAATGGTTTATTAGTCCAGCCTGGAGACATTCAACAACTTTCCACTGCTATTGAATCGCTCATTCAGAACGAAAATTTTAGACTTTCCTTGGGTAGTGCGGCGCGGGAAAGCGTCATACCTTTGGATGTCAAAAGTTATTTCAGTTTCCTGTTACAAATCTACGATTTAGTATTAGATCTTCAGGAAAATCAGTAG
- a CDS encoding cytochrome c biogenesis CcdA family protein, translated as MRKISQSVTEHKASRRSKASKKWLFYGGLGLLALILVLTVGPVISHPIERLISIIENRYQQWFAQQDTANPLVLLPLAFVGGVLASVSPCILALLPVNLSYIGTLKIKSRWDAFTKAGLFVLGAVTILSLFGLVSSFAGAVMVEYRGYINVVVGLIMAVMGLWLMGVVKLPLPEMDVNLPQAGPYGVGLTFALVSSPCASPVLFAVLAAAAATGSQMLGTLTMVSYALGYTILIFLASLFTGFAKQSNKLLKHSETIIRLGSVALIMTGAYYLFTGTQWFVGD; from the coding sequence ATGAGAAAAATATCTCAGTCAGTAACTGAGCATAAGGCTTCCCGACGCTCTAAAGCATCGAAAAAATGGCTGTTTTACGGGGGATTAGGACTCTTAGCGCTGATTCTGGTTTTAACCGTCGGACCCGTCATCAGTCATCCTATTGAGAGGCTCATTTCTATCATCGAAAATCGCTATCAGCAATGGTTTGCCCAACAAGATACAGCAAATCCTCTAGTGTTATTGCCTCTAGCATTTGTAGGTGGAGTACTTGCCAGCGTATCTCCCTGTATTCTGGCACTGTTGCCTGTCAACCTCAGCTATATCGGCACGCTCAAAATTAAATCCCGCTGGGATGCTTTTACTAAGGCGGGCTTGTTTGTCCTAGGAGCAGTCACGATTTTAAGTCTATTTGGTTTAGTTTCCTCCTTTGCCGGAGCCGTGATGGTGGAGTACCGAGGCTATATCAATGTGGTAGTGGGACTGATTATGGCTGTGATGGGTTTGTGGTTGATGGGAGTGGTCAAGCTGCCTTTACCAGAGATGGACGTAAATCTCCCGCAGGCTGGACCTTATGGGGTGGGGTTGACCTTTGCCCTAGTTAGTTCTCCCTGTGCTAGTCCGGTACTATTTGCAGTGCTGGCAGCAGCAGCAGCAACTGGTTCTCAAATGTTAGGCACTCTAACCATGGTTAGCTACGCTCTGGGTTATACCATTCTGATTTTCCTAGCGAGTTTGTTTACAGGATTCGCAAAACAAAGCAACAAGTTGTTGAAACATTCAGAGACAATTATCCGCTTGGGTAGTGTGGCACTGATTATGACGGGAGCGTATTACCTATTTACTGGCACTCAATGGTTTGTGGGAGATTAA
- a CDS encoding O-antigen ligase family protein, translating into MKLLLRAEKVFTVISLLTLTGAWFPRLYEIVSGESLIVLTSEGVVALQIPFYSIYITTFALILLRWKKIIQALGKGKFLLLLVAIAIVSILWSDAPAITLRRSLAVSGATSFGIYLATRYSHKEQLHLLAWTFGIAVLSSILFTIALPAYAIVSDPNSAALGAVWQGVYIHKNVFGRIMTLSTIVLAIVAFSHSKSRYLAWITFSLAVSQVLLSFSTSSWIILAIVLVLFPLYRALRWNFSWMLLLYIAVALFCGGLAVLITSNLDLVLNSLGKDLTLTGRTKVWSAVIDKIGERPWLGYGYSAFWRGNEGASAYVRLASGWKVAFSHNGLLDLWLDLGFIGVSVYLIGFFKAFTQAITWMRWSKTSYGLWHLILLTFIFLTNFSESTILKSNDIFWVLYTATYFSLSQSSIDA; encoded by the coding sequence ATGAAACTTTTACTTCGTGCGGAAAAGGTATTTACAGTTATATCGTTACTGACTCTGACGGGAGCTTGGTTTCCACGCCTGTATGAAATCGTCAGTGGAGAATCACTGATCGTACTCACATCAGAGGGAGTTGTAGCACTACAAATTCCTTTCTACTCGATTTATATCACTACCTTTGCACTCATATTGCTTCGATGGAAAAAAATCATTCAAGCGCTAGGAAAAGGTAAGTTTTTATTATTGCTAGTTGCGATCGCGATCGTCTCAATTTTATGGTCAGATGCACCTGCGATCACGCTGCGACGCAGTTTAGCCGTTTCAGGCGCGACTTCATTTGGCATTTATTTAGCTACACGGTATAGCCACAAAGAGCAATTGCATCTATTAGCTTGGACTTTTGGAATAGCAGTCTTATCTAGTATATTATTTACCATAGCGTTACCAGCTTACGCAATTGTTTCAGACCCAAATAGCGCAGCTTTAGGAGCGGTTTGGCAAGGGGTATATATCCACAAAAATGTTTTCGGTCGAATTATGACTTTAAGCACAATTGTCTTAGCGATCGTGGCTTTTAGTCATTCTAAATCTCGATATTTAGCCTGGATTACTTTTAGCCTTGCAGTCAGTCAAGTGTTACTGTCATTTTCTACTAGTTCTTGGATTATCTTAGCAATTGTTCTAGTACTATTCCCCCTATATCGAGCTTTGCGATGGAACTTTTCTTGGATGTTGCTACTATATATTGCCGTGGCACTATTTTGCGGTGGTTTAGCTGTTTTAATTACGAGCAATTTGGATCTTGTATTGAATAGTTTGGGAAAAGATTTAACCTTGACTGGTCGCACCAAAGTTTGGTCGGCTGTCATCGACAAAATTGGCGAACGTCCTTGGTTAGGTTATGGATACAGCGCTTTTTGGCGAGGTAATGAAGGGGCATCTGCTTATGTGCGGCTAGCCAGTGGATGGAAAGTAGCCTTCTCTCATAACGGCTTGTTAGATCTATGGCTCGATCTAGGATTCATTGGAGTTTCAGTTTACTTAATCGGCTTTTTTAAAGCTTTTACGCAAGCAATAACGTGGATGCGTTGGTCTAAAACATCTTATGGATTATGGCATTTAATCTTGTTGACATTCATATTTTTAACTAATTTTTCTGAAAGCACAATTTTGAAGTCAAATGATATTTTCTGGGTGTTGTATACAGCGACATACTTTTCGCTGTCCCAAAGCTCGATAGATGCTTAG
- a CDS encoding endo-1,4-beta-xylanase, which translates to MNHRQITRRLAIALGLSTFAGVSVSPLLKLENLSQQAEAVENGTQDFTVIGNASLRDRAAAKRFLFGAATGYHKLTNDAALNAKFRQDCAILMAEEDLLWGALRPDADTFAFTKGDWLIDYARQHKMLVGATHLVWHEYMPQWLEEKLNKQNAEQILLQHINKVVTRYAKKIHFWSVVNEAILTSDKRPDGLRKTPWLEFLGPDYIEMAFRAAAAADPQALLLYNDNALEYDIPYHDERRAAVLKWLERWKSKDTPIHGLGLQSHIGKLDNFSPKKLKTFLRDVASLGLKIVITEMDVGDAGMPTDIKVRARMVAEVYKQFLSVVLEEPAVLGAITWGLSDKYTWLSNYAPREDGTPVRSLPYDAEMNRKLAWNGIALAFEQLKQRRKSSKLWLAWRRLQTQV; encoded by the coding sequence ATGAATCATCGGCAAATCACAAGACGGCTAGCAATTGCTCTAGGGTTAAGTACCTTTGCAGGTGTAAGCGTATCACCACTGCTGAAACTTGAAAATTTAAGCCAACAGGCTGAAGCAGTAGAAAATGGAACGCAAGATTTCACGGTTATCGGCAATGCAAGTTTACGCGATCGAGCAGCAGCCAAAAGATTTCTTTTTGGAGCAGCAACGGGATACCATAAACTAACTAACGATGCAGCACTCAATGCGAAATTTAGACAAGATTGTGCCATTTTAATGGCAGAAGAAGACTTGTTATGGGGTGCGCTTCGTCCAGATGCAGACACTTTTGCCTTTACTAAAGGTGATTGGCTAATTGATTACGCTCGCCAACACAAAATGTTAGTTGGTGCTACTCATTTGGTATGGCATGAATATATGCCTCAGTGGTTGGAAGAAAAGCTGAATAAGCAAAATGCCGAACAGATACTACTTCAACATATTAACAAAGTTGTGACACGCTATGCTAAAAAGATTCATTTTTGGTCTGTAGTGAACGAAGCAATCTTAACTTCCGATAAACGACCGGATGGATTAAGAAAAACGCCGTGGTTAGAATTTTTAGGACCCGATTACATTGAGATGGCATTTCGTGCTGCTGCTGCCGCAGATCCGCAAGCTTTGTTGCTATACAATGACAATGCTTTGGAATACGATATTCCCTATCACGACGAAAGGCGAGCAGCGGTATTAAAATGGTTGGAAAGATGGAAATCTAAAGATACTCCCATACACGGTTTAGGTTTACAATCTCATATAGGTAAATTAGATAATTTTAGCCCCAAAAAACTGAAAACTTTTTTGCGTGATGTTGCTAGTTTGGGTTTAAAGATCGTTATCACTGAAATGGATGTTGGAGATGCAGGAATGCCGACAGATATTAAAGTACGCGCTCGCATGGTTGCCGAAGTTTACAAACAGTTTCTCTCGGTAGTCTTGGAGGAACCAGCAGTTTTGGGCGCAATTACTTGGGGATTGAGCGATAAGTATACGTGGCTTTCTAATTATGCACCTAGAGAAGATGGCACGCCAGTACGTTCGCTACCGTATGATGCTGAAATGAATCGCAAGTTAGCTTGGAATGGCATTGCTCTTGCTTTCGAGCAGCTTAAACAGCGTCGTAAATCTTCTAAACTTTGGCTTGCATGGAGAAGACTTCAAACACAAGTTTAA
- a CDS encoding ABC transporter permease, with protein sequence MNPTRVFTIGSNVFREVVRDRILYIIALYALLLSGAVMLIPQIAGGAEDKIILDFGLAAMNVLGLIVAVFVGTGLVNKEIEKRTVLVLIAKPISHSEFITGKHLGLAAVLGALVTAMTAIFLALLQLNQLTYPLGSILLAVVYLFLQLSLITAIALVLGVFTSTVLATLLCFGVYLMGNLSQDLLEFGRLSKNPAIEQLVRNLYLVLPDLSRLDLKNQAVYGFSALPDAMTLITNAIYGVVYTVLMLAIAILVFSRREF encoded by the coding sequence ATGAATCCAACTAGGGTGTTTACAATTGGCTCGAATGTGTTTCGGGAAGTGGTGCGCGATCGCATTCTCTATATCATCGCTCTATATGCTCTACTCTTGAGTGGGGCGGTGATGCTAATTCCCCAAATTGCAGGGGGGGCTGAGGATAAAATTATTCTGGATTTCGGTTTGGCGGCGATGAATGTTTTGGGTTTAATTGTCGCGGTGTTTGTCGGTACGGGATTGGTGAATAAAGAAATTGAAAAACGTACCGTGTTAGTCTTAATTGCTAAACCTATCAGTCATAGCGAGTTTATTACGGGCAAACATTTAGGACTAGCAGCTGTTTTAGGTGCTTTGGTAACAGCCATGACAGCTATTTTTCTCGCTCTGCTGCAATTAAATCAATTGACTTATCCATTAGGTAGCATACTTTTAGCAGTCGTTTATTTATTCTTGCAGTTATCTTTGATTACGGCGATCGCGTTAGTTTTAGGAGTATTTACCAGTACAGTTCTTGCTACCTTACTCTGTTTTGGCGTTTATTTGATGGGGAATTTGAGCCAAGACTTATTAGAATTTGGACGCTTGAGCAAAAATCCCGCGATCGAACAATTAGTGAGAAATTTATATCTTGTGTTACCCGATCTATCGCGACTAGATTTAAAAAATCAAGCTGTTTATGGTTTTTCTGCCTTACCCGATGCGATGACGCTGATAACTAATGCTATCTATGGTGTGGTTTATACAGTATTAATGTTGGCGATCGCAATTCTTGTTTTCTCTCGCCGCGAGTTTTAG
- a CDS encoding cob(I)yrinic acid a,c-diamide adenosyltransferase — protein MSRNGIGIKTAQVRSQRVVGQIHVYDGAGKGKSQAALGVVLRSIGLGIHSRNDTRVLLLRFLKGPGRAYDEDGAIKALQQGFPHLIDQVRTGRAEFFGPDEITRFDRLEAQRGWDIAKGAIASGLYSVIVLDELNPVLDLGLLPVDEVVSVLQSKLEEIEIIATGRGAPQKLLDIADLHSEMRPHHHPTAEMQGIAGIEIYTGAGKGKSTSALGKALQAIGRGISQDNSHRVLIMQWLKGGSGYTEDAAIAALQQTYPNLVDHQRCGRDAIVWRGQQQELDYVEAERGWEIARVAIASGLYKTIILDELNPTVDLELLPIEPIMQALLRKPRDTEIIITGRCHNPPAYFDLAEVHSEVYCHKHYANSGVELKSGVDF, from the coding sequence GTGAGTAGGAACGGTATCGGAATAAAAACGGCTCAGGTGCGATCGCAGCGGGTTGTCGGTCAGATTCACGTTTACGATGGCGCGGGTAAAGGTAAGTCTCAAGCGGCTTTAGGTGTGGTTTTGCGATCGATTGGCTTAGGAATTCACAGCCGCAATGATACCCGCGTCTTGCTGCTGCGGTTTCTTAAGGGACCAGGACGGGCTTACGATGAAGATGGGGCAATTAAGGCTCTACAACAAGGTTTTCCTCATTTAATCGACCAAGTACGGACGGGACGAGCCGAATTTTTTGGTCCCGATGAAATCACTCGCTTCGATCGCCTAGAGGCACAGCGGGGTTGGGATATTGCTAAAGGGGCGATCGCTTCTGGTTTGTATTCCGTGATTGTTTTAGACGAACTCAATCCGGTGTTAGATTTAGGTTTGCTACCCGTGGATGAAGTTGTCAGCGTTCTCCAGTCCAAGCTAGAAGAAATCGAAATTATCGCCACAGGACGCGGCGCACCCCAAAAACTGCTAGATATTGCCGATCTGCACTCGGAAATGCGCCCGCACCATCACCCTACAGCTGAGATGCAGGGAATTGCTGGAATTGAAATCTATACGGGGGCGGGTAAAGGTAAGTCTACCAGCGCCCTTGGTAAGGCACTGCAAGCGATTGGCAGAGGGATTAGTCAGGATAATTCCCACCGCGTTCTGATTATGCAGTGGCTCAAAGGTGGTAGCGGTTACACTGAGGATGCCGCGATCGCGGCTTTACAACAAACTTATCCGAATTTGGTTGACCATCAGCGCTGCGGACGCGATGCGATCGTCTGGCGCGGACAACAGCAAGAACTCGACTATGTAGAAGCCGAACGGGGTTGGGAAATTGCTAGAGTGGCGATCGCTTCTGGTTTGTACAAAACTATTATCCTCGACGAGCTGAACCCAACTGTAGATCTAGAATTGTTGCCGATTGAGCCAATCATGCAAGCGCTACTGCGTAAGCCCCGCGACACGGAGATTATCATCACTGGGCGCTGTCACAATCCCCCCGCTTATTTCGACTTGGCTGAAGTTCACTCCGAGGTATACTGTCACAAGCACTATGCTAATAGTGGAGTAGAACTCAAAAGCGGCGTTGATTTTTAA
- a CDS encoding glycosyltransferase family 2 protein has product MRPKVSIIVPTYNSEDYIARAIKSVLQQTESQVEIIVVDDATVQVVQQYKCDRLQLLVNDGNQGPSYSRNRGIAAARGEWIALLDSDDWFAPERIEKLLQVALAEDVDVVADDLYLIANRAKQPWGTRFSAPLGFGWRRPKFQGVTQIDAIDFIEMDLGVVKPMFKRSFLVHHNLSFDDNLRYGEDFQFYLKALICGAKFIIDSQPYYFYCSRPGSLITDYLTCQQQMYADVARFLQVDAVQNNFALTRSLTRRYKIVGTHLSISLAYNQFKAVFKSEKMFAAIATIITNPQIIVLSVLHIIRNLTQRAAPLWVALSRKSKIFSLNRP; this is encoded by the coding sequence ATGCGTCCCAAAGTATCAATAATTGTACCCACATATAATAGTGAGGACTATATTGCCAGGGCAATAAAATCTGTATTGCAACAGACAGAATCTCAAGTAGAAATTATTGTTGTAGACGATGCTACTGTACAAGTGGTACAACAATATAAATGCGATCGCCTTCAATTACTGGTAAATGACGGCAATCAGGGACCTAGCTACAGCCGCAATCGCGGTATTGCCGCAGCTAGGGGAGAATGGATAGCTTTGTTAGATTCTGATGATTGGTTTGCCCCTGAAAGAATTGAAAAGTTACTACAAGTCGCTCTAGCAGAAGATGTAGATGTAGTAGCCGATGACTTATATCTCATTGCCAATCGAGCCAAGCAGCCGTGGGGAACGAGGTTTTCTGCTCCGCTAGGATTTGGTTGGCGACGACCTAAGTTTCAAGGAGTTACGCAAATCGATGCAATAGATTTTATTGAAATGGATTTGGGTGTGGTTAAACCCATGTTTAAACGTAGTTTTCTCGTTCATCATAATTTAAGTTTTGATGACAATTTACGTTATGGAGAAGACTTTCAATTCTATTTGAAAGCTCTCATTTGTGGGGCAAAGTTTATCATCGACTCTCAGCCATATTATTTTTATTGCTCTCGTCCCGGCTCTCTGATTACTGATTATCTAACATGTCAGCAGCAAATGTACGCGGATGTCGCTCGCTTCCTTCAAGTCGATGCAGTTCAAAACAACTTTGCTCTAACACGTTCTTTAACAAGAAGATATAAAATTGTTGGAACTCATTTAAGTATTAGTTTAGCTTACAACCAATTCAAAGCAGTGTTTAAAAGCGAAAAAATGTTCGCCGCGATCGCCACAATTATTACCAATCCTCAAATCATTGTCCTATCGGTTTTACATATCATCAGAAACTTAACACAGCGAGCGGCTCCGCTGTGGGTTGCTCTATCTCGCAAATCAAAAATATTCAGTTTAAATCGCCCATAG
- a CDS encoding flavin monoamine oxidase family protein codes for MLTRRNFIEQAIITPIQALVATKICHFIYVNYKPKVVIIVGGISGLAAGYFLSQKGIDVTILEARSRLGGRVYSHTIDENENLAVELGAEWIGAAHQRVISLCQELGLELHNNQFNTHLLYQGKYFRQNEWDFSDACNNKLDNLLQAYSNLGEADKMKLDKIDLWRYLVDNGIKDKDLDFIELIKSTDFGESIRFASAFLALDEYVESQETYHMDYKIKGGNSKLAETLAEKIGRDKILHNHQVVAIEQTGRAVTITCANGDKLAADKVICTLPTTVMKDIRWNPVLPADKLEAIDALQYSRINKYATLYNRRFWQDESFDLITDGPAHYFYHATKNQASTKGALVSYTIGDKADIFARQSNAGRNALVESALKPIFGDTEQYALKQINHYWGNDEFARGSYAFYGKNQWFNIRPILQRRFNHVHFAGEHIADWQGYMEGAIETGEAAAAAILG; via the coding sequence ATGCTGACGCGCAGAAACTTCATCGAGCAAGCAATTATTACTCCGATTCAAGCTTTAGTAGCTACTAAAATTTGTCATTTTATTTATGTTAACTATAAACCGAAAGTTGTCATCATAGTAGGTGGAATATCGGGATTAGCAGCGGGATATTTCTTGTCTCAAAAAGGTATTGATGTAACTATTTTAGAAGCCCGTTCTCGCTTGGGTGGTCGCGTTTATTCTCATACGATTGATGAAAATGAAAATTTAGCTGTTGAACTGGGTGCAGAGTGGATTGGTGCTGCTCATCAGCGAGTTATTTCTCTTTGTCAAGAATTGGGTTTGGAATTGCACAATAATCAGTTTAATACCCATTTGTTATATCAAGGTAAATATTTTCGTCAAAATGAATGGGATTTCTCCGATGCTTGCAATAATAAATTAGACAATTTGCTACAGGCTTACTCGAATCTAGGTGAAGCCGATAAGATGAAATTGGATAAGATTGACTTGTGGCGTTATTTAGTTGACAACGGTATTAAAGATAAAGACTTAGACTTTATCGAGTTAATTAAAAGTACAGATTTTGGCGAGAGTATTCGTTTTGCTTCTGCTTTCCTTGCCTTAGACGAATATGTTGAATCGCAAGAAACCTATCATATGGACTATAAAATTAAAGGAGGTAATAGCAAGCTAGCCGAAACTTTAGCGGAGAAGATTGGACGAGATAAGATTCTACACAATCATCAAGTTGTAGCAATTGAACAAACGGGGCGAGCGGTAACAATTACCTGTGCTAATGGAGACAAGCTCGCTGCTGATAAAGTTATTTGTACTTTGCCGACAACGGTAATGAAAGATATTCGCTGGAATCCAGTTTTACCAGCAGATAAATTAGAGGCGATCGACGCATTACAATATAGTCGAATCAATAAATATGCCACTCTGTACAATCGTAGATTTTGGCAGGATGAAAGCTTCGATCTGATCACTGATGGACCTGCTCATTACTTCTATCACGCTACTAAAAATCAAGCTTCTACCAAAGGTGCATTAGTATCTTATACGATAGGTGATAAAGCTGATATTTTTGCTAGGCAATCCAATGCGGGCAGAAATGCATTAGTTGAAAGTGCGTTAAAACCAATCTTTGGCGATACGGAACAGTATGCTTTAAAGCAGATCAATCATTATTGGGGAAATGATGAATTTGCTAGAGGAAGCTATGCTTTCTATGGCAAAAATCAGTGGTTTAATATTCGTCCTATTTTGCAAAGAAGGTTTAATCACGTTCACTTTGCAGGGGAACATATAGCTGATTGGCAGGGATATATGGAAGGAGCAATTGAGACAGGTGAAGCCGCCGCTGCTGCTATTTTGGGATAA
- a CDS encoding thioredoxin family protein has protein sequence MRKQSALLWLSLCVSSLVVTVSLVAGTSFRTSATPDGAVTKHGFSFAQVNPCASKNPCASTNPCASKNPCASKARNVGGPLARQLQGKPVVVDIYASWCPACKNIAPTLSQLKQDYGNKAHFVVLDVSDKSKASRAENQARELGLAEFFAANKSQTGMVAIVDPATGDILTQHRNNANLKDYTSVLNSAISQK, from the coding sequence ATGCGTAAACAATCAGCATTGTTATGGCTCAGTCTATGTGTAAGTAGTCTCGTTGTTACTGTATCCCTCGTAGCTGGGACATCGTTCAGAACTTCTGCAACTCCCGATGGTGCAGTCACCAAGCATGGCTTCAGCTTCGCACAAGTAAACCCTTGTGCTTCTAAAAACCCCTGTGCCTCGACAAACCCTTGTGCTTCTAAAAACCCCTGTGCGTCTAAAGCTAGAAACGTCGGGGGACCTTTAGCACGACAACTACAAGGAAAGCCTGTGGTAGTTGATATCTATGCAAGCTGGTGTCCTGCCTGCAAAAATATTGCGCCGACCCTTTCTCAACTCAAACAAGACTACGGTAACAAAGCTCACTTTGTTGTTTTGGATGTTAGCGATAAATCGAAAGCTAGCCGAGCAGAAAATCAAGCTAGAGAGTTAGGATTGGCTGAGTTTTTTGCTGCCAATAAGTCACAAACAGGGATGGTTGCGATCGTCGATCCGGCTACAGGCGATATTCTGACCCAACATCGTAATAATGCGAATCTGAAAGATTACACATCGGTACTTAACTCTGCTATCTCTCAAAAATAG
- a CDS encoding thioredoxin family protein: protein MSELTDRIFAEGRNALEQLQQESANPILVKFVAPHCPSCKTLAPVLEQLVGDRSGQIHLVTIDMTEDPELAIELGVRSAPTVVLLKGEEVVERIAGMKPKKVYAQAVQKAL from the coding sequence ATGTCAGAATTAACCGATCGAATTTTTGCCGAAGGACGCAACGCTTTAGAACAGTTACAGCAAGAATCTGCCAACCCCATTTTAGTTAAATTTGTCGCACCTCACTGTCCCTCTTGCAAAACCCTTGCCCCCGTTCTGGAACAACTTGTGGGCGATCGCTCCGGTCAGATTCATTTGGTGACTATCGATATGACAGAAGATCCAGAACTGGCGATTGAATTGGGCGTGCGCAGTGCGCCTACCGTTGTTTTATTGAAAGGAGAGGAAGTTGTAGAGCGCATTGCAGGGATGAAACCCAAAAAGGTTTATGCACAAGCCGTACAAAAGGCTCTTTAG